The following proteins are co-located in the Spinactinospora alkalitolerans genome:
- a CDS encoding aminoglycoside adenylyltransferase family protein encodes MDRTREVVGLVGDVLGREAIGTYLHGSCVLGGLKPASDVDVLVVSRRRMDDRRRRALLGGLLTISGLADGTRPIELTVVVQSEVRPWRFPPTGDFLYGEWLREEFEAGAVPRPEPMPDLALLITTVLAGDHPLSGPPPAQVLDPVPHADLLRASVAGIPDLLDELDGDTRNVVLTLARIWTTLATGEIKPKDAAADWALARLPPECRPVLEHAKELYLNRRYSEEGWSGELRAQVRPHVDRVLTEIDRLSRR; translated from the coding sequence ATGGATCGGACTCGCGAGGTCGTGGGACTGGTCGGCGACGTGCTGGGCCGTGAGGCCATCGGCACCTACCTGCACGGATCCTGCGTGCTCGGCGGCCTCAAACCGGCCAGCGACGTGGACGTCCTCGTCGTCTCCCGGCGGCGCATGGACGATCGGCGGCGACGGGCACTCCTCGGCGGACTGCTCACGATCTCCGGTCTCGCGGACGGGACCCGCCCGATCGAACTCACCGTGGTCGTCCAGTCCGAGGTCCGCCCGTGGAGGTTCCCGCCGACCGGTGACTTCCTGTACGGCGAGTGGCTGCGCGAGGAGTTCGAGGCCGGTGCGGTCCCTCGGCCGGAACCGATGCCGGATCTGGCCCTGCTGATCACGACGGTGCTGGCCGGAGACCATCCCCTCTCCGGTCCGCCGCCGGCGCAGGTCCTGGACCCCGTGCCGCACGCGGACCTGCTCCGGGCGAGCGTGGCGGGCATCCCCGACCTGCTCGACGAACTGGACGGCGACACCCGCAACGTCGTGCTGACCTTGGCTCGCATCTGGACCACGCTCGCCACCGGCGAGATCAAGCCGAAGGACGCCGCCGCCGACTGGGCCCTGGCCCGGCTCCCGCCGGAGTGCCGCCCCGTCCTGGAGCACGCCAAGGAGCTGTATCTCAACCGCCGCTACTCCGAGGAGGGCTGGAGCGGCGAGTTGAGGGCACAGGTGCGTCCGCACGTGGACCGGGTGCTCACCGAGATCGACCGGCTGTCGCGCCGCTGA
- a CDS encoding acyl-CoA-like ligand-binding transcription factor, producing the protein MDALGLRERKKQATRRALQHEALRLAAEDGLENVTVEGIAAAADVSARTFFNYFSSKEEALVGDGPPQPGPEAMRIFAEGGPTGETVEDLKLLLTSPFEEYAPSIEEVRWRKELMARYPELLRPQFMTAFIETERAIAVAVAERTGDDPDAVRPQLTAAVGTAAMRFSMRRWVCNGGRGELHGILAETFDVLKQGI; encoded by the coding sequence GTGGACGCCTTGGGGCTGCGGGAGCGCAAGAAGCAGGCGACGCGACGGGCGCTGCAGCACGAGGCGCTGCGGCTGGCCGCGGAGGACGGGCTGGAGAACGTCACGGTCGAAGGCATCGCCGCGGCCGCCGACGTCTCGGCGCGGACGTTCTTCAACTACTTCTCCTCCAAGGAGGAGGCGCTGGTCGGAGACGGGCCGCCGCAGCCGGGGCCCGAGGCGATGCGGATCTTCGCCGAAGGGGGACCGACCGGCGAGACGGTGGAGGACCTGAAACTGCTCCTGACATCGCCCTTCGAGGAGTACGCGCCGTCGATCGAGGAGGTCCGGTGGCGCAAGGAGCTGATGGCGCGCTACCCGGAGCTGCTCCGCCCCCAGTTCATGACCGCGTTCATCGAAACGGAGCGCGCCATAGCCGTCGCCGTCGCCGAACGCACCGGTGACGACCCCGACGCCGTCCGGCCGCAGTTGACCGCGGCCGTCGGCACAGCGGCCATGCGGTTCTCCATGCGGCGCTGGGTGTGCAACGGCGGCCGCGGCGAGCTGCACGGCATCCTCGCCGAAACCTTCGACGTACTGAAGCAGGGGATCTGA